In one window of Bacteroidales bacterium DNA:
- a CDS encoding nucleoside-diphosphate sugar epimerase/dehydratase, translating to MQLNYKNYIRQFLLERSDKFLPQWLVLIKDVFIVCFSFVIAYTLRYNFQLNNEIRSDMYHQLVYIILFVTTAFLFTGLYKTIIRHTGVRDAILVMKAMSFVVAALLIINTLNNFYVHYWLSHIPYSIIIIFYVIAIALLVTTRFAIRLIYYWMKSQGDFVNVLIYGAGSAGIITKNVLQADLDRRVKVVGFVDNHPGKIGKTIEGVFVYSAGVLNPKFLSEKGVKEVIFAIQKIEKDQKRELIEELLLQTQLEVKEIPPVAHWINGQLSVKQISRVKIEDLLQRSEIRLDNEHMREQLTGRRVMVTGAAGSIGSEMVRQLCQLDVQQLIMVDQAETPMFDLENELKERFPEMVVKFEFIIANVGDKSMMEQVFAEFTPEVIYHAAAYKHVPMMEQNPYEAVRVNVFGTKVMADLASRFRAERFVMISTDKAVNPTNVMGATKRAAEIYIQSLNHDFTNKTRFITTRFGNVLGSNGSVIPIFEKQIAAGGPVKVTHPEITRYFMTIPEACQLVLEAGALGNGGEILMFDMGKPVRIADLAFNMIRLSGLEPDKDIKIVYTGLRPGEKLYEELLYDKEKGIPTHHPKISIAKVRYNRLADVVETLADLSHSMELNDKMVLVAALKKMVPEFKSNNSVYQVLDKVG from the coding sequence TTGCAACTTAACTACAAAAACTACATCAGGCAATTCCTGCTAGAGAGAAGTGATAAGTTTCTGCCACAATGGCTTGTTCTTATCAAGGATGTATTCATTGTGTGCTTTTCTTTTGTTATTGCCTATACGCTTCGCTATAATTTCCAGCTAAACAATGAGATCAGAAGCGACATGTACCACCAGCTGGTATATATTATTTTATTCGTAACCACTGCTTTTCTTTTCACCGGCCTTTATAAGACCATTATCAGGCATACAGGCGTCAGGGATGCCATACTTGTAATGAAAGCGATGTCATTTGTTGTGGCAGCGCTGCTGATAATCAATACTCTCAATAACTTTTACGTCCATTACTGGCTCTCGCACATACCGTATTCAATCATTATCATCTTTTATGTGATAGCAATAGCACTTCTGGTGACCACCAGGTTTGCGATAAGGCTTATATATTACTGGATGAAATCGCAGGGTGATTTTGTGAACGTGTTGATCTATGGTGCCGGATCAGCTGGTATTATCACAAAAAACGTTCTGCAGGCTGACCTTGACAGGCGCGTAAAAGTGGTTGGGTTTGTTGATAACCACCCTGGAAAAATTGGGAAGACCATTGAGGGCGTTTTCGTATATTCTGCCGGAGTGCTTAATCCCAAATTCCTTAGCGAGAAAGGTGTTAAGGAAGTTATTTTTGCGATACAGAAAATTGAGAAGGATCAGAAACGAGAGCTAATAGAGGAACTACTGCTTCAAACGCAGCTCGAGGTAAAGGAGATTCCGCCTGTTGCCCACTGGATTAATGGCCAGCTCTCGGTAAAACAGATCAGCCGCGTAAAGATTGAAGACCTGCTTCAACGGTCAGAAATACGCCTTGATAATGAGCATATGCGCGAACAGCTCACCGGAAGGCGCGTTATGGTGACCGGTGCTGCCGGAAGTATTGGGAGCGAAATGGTACGCCAGCTTTGCCAGCTGGATGTTCAGCAGCTCATAATGGTTGATCAGGCCGAAACGCCTATGTTTGACCTTGAGAATGAACTGAAGGAACGGTTTCCCGAAATGGTGGTTAAATTTGAGTTCATTATTGCCAATGTTGGTGATAAGTCGATGATGGAACAGGTGTTTGCTGAATTCACCCCTGAAGTGATTTATCATGCTGCCGCATACAAACATGTTCCCATGATGGAGCAAAACCCATATGAGGCCGTGCGGGTAAATGTTTTTGGAACCAAAGTAATGGCTGACCTGGCCTCCAGGTTCCGCGCCGAGAGGTTTGTGATGATCTCAACCGACAAGGCCGTGAACCCAACCAATGTTATGGGCGCAACCAAGCGTGCTGCTGAGATATACATACAAAGCCTGAACCACGATTTTACCAATAAAACACGCTTTATTACCACCCGCTTTGGCAATGTGCTGGGAAGCAACGGTTCGGTTATTCCGATTTTTGAGAAACAAATTGCTGCAGGCGGTCCTGTTAAAGTTACCCACCCTGAGATAACCAGGTACTTTATGACCATCCCGGAAGCCTGCCAGCTGGTGCTTGAGGCCGGTGCACTTGGTAACGGAGGTGAAATTCTGATGTTTGATATGGGCAAGCCGGTGAGGATTGCTGACCTTGCCTTCAACATGATCCGATTGAGCGGACTGGAACCGGATAAGGATATTAAGATAGTATATACCGGACTACGTCCTGGTGAAAAGCTTTATGAAGAATTGCTTTACGACAAGGAAAAGGGCATACCAACGCATCATCCCAAGATATCGATAGCAAAAGTGAGATATAACAGGCTTGCTGACGTTGTTGAAACACTCGCTGATTTGTCGCATTCAATGGAACTAAATGATAAGATGGTGCTTGTGGCAGCCCTTAAAAAGATGGTGCCTGAGTTTAAGAGTAATAATTCGGTTTACCAGGTTTTGGATAAGGTAGGATGA